In Dysgonomonadaceae bacterium zrk40, one genomic interval encodes:
- a CDS encoding 50S ribosomal protein L25/general stress protein Ctc → MKTFELKGEVRADFGKKAARAYRSEGLIPCVVYGGHDGENLNFVVKNSDVRNLIYTPEVFLVNLDLGAKKLMGIVKDIQFHPVKDSILHIDFLHVFENAPVVIEIPVRLEGLAEGVKAGGKLSLDSRKLKVKALPAHLPEELVVNVEKLELGKSIQVGDLNFDNLDILSAKNAVVCRVQLTRAARGAAAKAQ, encoded by the coding sequence ATGAAAACATTTGAATTAAAAGGCGAAGTCAGGGCTGATTTCGGAAAAAAAGCGGCCAGGGCTTACCGTAGCGAAGGGCTGATACCCTGTGTGGTTTATGGTGGTCACGACGGCGAAAATCTCAACTTTGTTGTGAAGAACAGCGATGTACGCAATCTGATTTATACACCCGAAGTGTTTCTGGTGAACCTCGACCTGGGAGCAAAGAAGCTGATGGGAATCGTCAAAGATATTCAATTCCACCCGGTGAAAGACAGCATCCTGCATATCGATTTCCTCCATGTATTTGAAAATGCACCGGTGGTGATTGAGATTCCGGTACGTCTTGAAGGATTGGCTGAAGGTGTGAAGGCCGGTGGTAAGCTCTCGCTCGACAGCCGCAAGTTGAAGGTGAAGGCGTTGCCTGCTCATCTGCCGGAAGAATTGGTGGTGAATGTTGAGAAGCTGGAGCTGGGTAAATCAATTCAGGTAGGTGATCTCAACTTCGACAACCTGGATATTCTCAGTGCCAAGAATGCAGTGGTATGTAGAGTACAGCTGACGCGTGCTGCAAGAGGTGCCGCCGCCAAGGCGCAGTAA
- a CDS encoding aminoacyl-tRNA hydrolase: MKYLIAGLGNIGPDYEQTRHNIGFMVLDAFAKASNAVFEDRRYGFVAEMRLRNKMLLLLKPSTFMNLSGNAIRYWLQKEKIDNQQLLVVVDDLALPFGTLRLKAKGSDAGHNGLKHIQELIGQDYPRLRFGIGNDFPRGRQVDYVLEPFSPEEQLLLPERIETAVDMIRNFCLAGINTTMNQYNNK; this comes from the coding sequence ATGAAATATTTGATTGCGGGATTGGGCAACATCGGACCTGATTATGAGCAAACCCGCCACAATATAGGTTTTATGGTGTTGGACGCTTTTGCAAAAGCGTCCAATGCTGTTTTTGAGGATCGCCGTTACGGCTTTGTGGCCGAGATGCGGTTGCGTAACAAGATGTTGCTGTTGCTCAAACCCTCCACCTTTATGAACCTGAGCGGGAATGCAATCCGTTATTGGCTGCAGAAGGAGAAAATCGACAACCAACAGCTGCTGGTGGTGGTGGACGATCTGGCTCTTCCTTTCGGGACGCTGCGTCTCAAAGCCAAAGGGAGTGATGCGGGACACAATGGATTGAAGCATATTCAGGAGTTGATAGGGCAGGATTACCCGCGACTGCGGTTCGGTATCGGGAATGATTTCCCACGTGGACGTCAGGTGGATTATGTGCTTGAACCCTTTTCCCCGGAGGAGCAGTTGCTGTTACCGGAACGCATTGAAACAGCGGTGGATATGATCAGGAATTTTTGTCTGGCCGGTATCAACACCACAATGAATCAATACAACAATAAGTAA
- a CDS encoding RNA-binding S4 domain-containing protein encodes MEEVRIDKWLWAVRIFKTRTAATEACKKGRVLIGEASMKPSRNVRVGEVIKVRKPPVTYSFKVLALAEKRMGARLVPEYMENVTPQEQYELLELKSISGFVDRQRGTGRPTKKERRDLDQFADSIPEDLFNWDE; translated from the coding sequence ATGGAAGAAGTGCGCATAGACAAATGGCTCTGGGCGGTACGTATCTTCAAGACGCGGACAGCCGCCACGGAGGCCTGCAAAAAAGGAAGGGTCCTGATTGGAGAGGCATCGATGAAGCCTTCCCGGAATGTCAGAGTGGGGGAAGTGATCAAAGTCAGGAAGCCTCCCGTGACCTATTCCTTCAAGGTCCTTGCCCTTGCGGAAAAACGAATGGGAGCGAGATTGGTGCCGGAGTATATGGAGAACGTGACTCCTCAGGAGCAGTATGAGCTGTTGGAGCTTAAAAGCATCAGCGGGTTCGTAGACCGACAACGCGGGACGGGACGTCCCACCAAGAAGGAACGGCGCGACCTGGACCAGTTTGCTGACAGCATTCCTGAAGACCTCTTCAACTGGGATGAATAA
- a CDS encoding 2-phosphosulfolactate phosphatase, whose product MIIDIAPSPALYPYYRKENDTVIVVDIFRASTTMCRMLHNGATAIIPVAEIEEAKRYKNDGYLVGAERHTRKCDFADFGNSPFDYTPERVAGREVVFTTTNGTMAIREGANAQELLIGSFSNIGALSHYCIEHAERIVVLCAGWNNRINLEDMLFGGALLERLSASGKVAIGSDAVRVAQLLWLQAKADPMGFLKSSEHYGRLLANGAEGDAAYCLSSDTLEVVPLYNRTDKKIRVSR is encoded by the coding sequence ATGATCATCGACATTGCCCCATCTCCCGCCCTCTACCCTTACTACCGAAAAGAAAATGACACCGTGATCGTGGTCGATATCTTTCGTGCATCAACCACCATGTGCCGCATGCTCCACAACGGTGCCACAGCAATCATCCCCGTGGCAGAGATTGAGGAGGCGAAACGTTACAAGAATGATGGCTACCTGGTGGGAGCAGAACGACATACGCGAAAGTGCGACTTTGCTGACTTTGGCAACTCCCCCTTCGATTACACTCCTGAAAGGGTAGCAGGGAGAGAGGTTGTCTTCACCACCACCAATGGCACAATGGCCATCAGAGAGGGTGCAAACGCACAGGAGCTGTTGATAGGATCCTTCTCAAACATCGGTGCGTTAAGCCACTACTGCATCGAACATGCAGAACGAATTGTGGTACTCTGTGCGGGGTGGAACAACCGGATCAACCTGGAAGATATGCTCTTCGGGGGTGCTCTTCTGGAAAGGCTCTCTGCCTCTGGAAAGGTGGCCATCGGTTCAGATGCGGTGCGGGTAGCCCAACTGTTGTGGCTGCAGGCGAAAGCAGATCCGATGGGTTTTCTAAAGAGCAGTGAGCACTACGGGCGCCTCCTGGCCAACGGTGCGGAGGGAGATGCGGCCTACTGTCTGAGCAGTGACACCCTTGAGGTAGTGCCACTCTACAACCGCACAGACAAAAAAATAAGGGTCTCCCGCTAA
- the maf gene encoding septum formation protein Maf gives MKQQLKITNYKVILASASPRRQELLSGIDLAYELRTLPDVDESFPDDLPHEEVAEYLARKKATAYTDALKEDELLITADTIVLLNGMILGKPTDREEAQRMLRILSGKRHRVITGVCLTSIRKSHSFSDTAWVTFGELTDEEIDSYLDRYNPMDKAGAYGVQEWIGYVGVEKIEGSYFNVMGFPIYKVYRELKRF, from the coding sequence ATGAAACAACAGTTGAAGATTACCAACTATAAGGTCATATTGGCTTCTGCTTCACCCAGGAGACAAGAACTCCTCTCAGGGATCGACCTGGCATATGAATTACGCACCCTGCCCGATGTTGATGAATCCTTTCCGGATGATCTGCCACATGAGGAGGTCGCGGAATACCTGGCACGCAAGAAGGCTACAGCATACACCGACGCATTGAAGGAGGATGAATTGCTGATCACTGCCGATACGATTGTACTGTTGAACGGAATGATTTTGGGTAAACCCACCGATAGAGAGGAGGCACAACGGATGCTGCGGATCCTCTCCGGTAAACGACACAGGGTGATCACCGGTGTCTGCCTCACCTCGATACGGAAATCACACTCCTTTTCTGATACAGCCTGGGTGACCTTTGGTGAGCTTACCGATGAAGAGATTGATTCTTATCTCGATCGTTATAACCCAATGGACAAGGCGGGAGCCTACGGTGTGCAGGAGTGGATTGGTTATGTGGGTGTGGAAAAGATTGAGGGTTCTTACTTCAACGTGATGGGCTTTCCCATTTACAAAGTGTACCGCGAGTTGAAGCGGTTTTGA
- a CDS encoding aspartate kinase: protein MLTVEKIGGTSMSQFQDVLQNIIRGNRKGDQLYNRIFVVSAYNNVTNWLLEHKKTGEPGIYNKFLNGEDYSSALDSFCQRLLLINDGFADIGLDLKEARDFIRFRVDQAKTVLYSLGKVLASGYVNRTDIHLAAREILASIGEAHSGWNSVNILNNNNINARFIDLCGFNDNEPLTIDQRIHKEFSGIDFSNVLCVATGYTKGTEGIMRAFDRGYSEVTFSKIAVEVKAQEAVIHKEFHLSSADPKIVGVENSIPVGHTNYVIADQLADIGMEAIHPKAAKPLELAGIDIRIKNTFEPEHPGTLISHDYVSPEPRVEIVSGSRKVIAIEVHDPMMVGEVGFDGQIMNYFVKYGVSYILKSTNANSITMVVWDNEKSLELIKVLKEVFYQVDAKPMAIVCAMGSNIALPGFLYYAAKALYEKEINVESFAQSLMQVNMQFVIRREHYEDAVIALNEALCKEIDGHS from the coding sequence ATGCTTACAGTAGAAAAAATCGGCGGTACCTCCATGTCGCAGTTTCAGGATGTCCTGCAAAACATCATTCGGGGAAACAGAAAGGGAGACCAACTCTATAACCGCATCTTCGTGGTGTCGGCCTATAACAACGTGACCAACTGGTTGCTGGAACACAAGAAGACCGGAGAACCGGGCATTTACAACAAATTCCTCAACGGGGAGGATTACAGCAGCGCGCTCGATTCATTCTGCCAACGTCTGTTGCTCATCAACGACGGGTTTGCGGATATTGGGCTGGACCTGAAAGAGGCACGCGACTTTATCCGCTTCCGGGTGGATCAGGCCAAGACAGTGCTTTACAGCCTGGGTAAGGTGCTGGCCTCGGGGTACGTGAATCGTACCGACATTCACCTAGCCGCTCGTGAAATACTGGCTTCCATTGGTGAAGCGCACTCCGGATGGAACTCGGTCAATATCCTCAACAACAACAACATCAATGCTCGTTTTATTGACCTCTGCGGATTCAATGATAACGAGCCGTTGACAATCGATCAGCGCATCCACAAGGAATTCAGCGGCATCGATTTCAGCAATGTGCTTTGTGTGGCTACCGGTTACACCAAAGGTACGGAGGGGATCATGCGGGCTTTCGACCGTGGGTACAGTGAGGTTACCTTCAGCAAGATTGCCGTGGAGGTAAAGGCGCAGGAAGCAGTAATCCACAAGGAGTTTCATCTCTCCAGTGCCGATCCCAAGATTGTGGGAGTGGAAAACAGCATACCCGTAGGACATACCAATTATGTGATTGCCGATCAGTTGGCCGACATCGGTATGGAGGCCATTCACCCCAAAGCGGCCAAACCATTGGAGTTGGCCGGTATCGACATCCGCATCAAGAACACCTTCGAACCTGAGCATCCCGGAACCCTCATCTCTCACGATTATGTCTCACCTGAACCGCGGGTGGAGATCGTCTCCGGCTCACGCAAGGTGATTGCCATTGAGGTACATGACCCAATGATGGTGGGTGAAGTGGGTTTCGACGGTCAGATCATGAACTACTTCGTCAAGTATGGGGTGAGCTACATTCTGAAATCGACCAATGCCAACTCAATCACCATGGTGGTGTGGGACAACGAGAAAAGCCTGGAACTGATCAAGGTGCTCAAAGAGGTGTTCTACCAGGTGGATGCAAAACCAATGGCCATTGTATGTGCCATGGGCTCCAACATTGCCCTTCCCGGTTTCCTCTATTATGCCGCCAAGGCCCTCTATGAAAAGGAGATTAATGTGGAGAGCTTTGCCCAGTCGCTGATGCAGGTGAACATGCAATTTGTAATCCGGCGTGAGCATTATGAGGATGCGGTAATTGCCCTTAATGAGGCACTCTGCAAAGAGATTGATGGTCACTCATAA
- the hflX gene encoding GTPase HflX: protein MKDFITNEIKNENALLVGLITPEQNEEKVKEYLDELAFLAETAGLVPGKRFQQRLEMPNPVTFVGKGKLQEIEEYVKDEENEVGVAIFDDELSAKQLRNIEKELKIRIMDRTSLILDIFAMRAQTAHAKAQVELAQYQYLLPRLTRMWTHLERQRGGGGTIMRGPGETQLETDRRIILDKISRLKQELKDIDKQKVVQRKNRGKLVRVALVGYTNVGKSTLMTLLSKSDVFAENKLFATLDTTVRKVTIENLPFLLTDTVGFIRKLPTHLIESFKSTLDEVREADILLHVVDISHPAFEEQIEVVEKTLFEIDDREKPVILVFNKIDAFSHVVKEEDDLTPKKREHYTLDELKDSWLNKIREHCIFISARERENIDALKEIMYEKVKEIHTTRFPYNDFLYQTYEEE from the coding sequence ATGAAAGACTTCATCACAAACGAAATAAAGAATGAAAACGCCCTTTTAGTGGGCCTTATCACACCCGAACAGAATGAAGAGAAGGTGAAGGAATACCTCGATGAGTTGGCGTTCCTGGCCGAAACGGCCGGCCTGGTACCCGGCAAACGCTTCCAGCAGCGACTGGAGATGCCCAATCCGGTCACCTTCGTGGGGAAGGGGAAACTGCAGGAAATCGAGGAGTATGTGAAGGACGAAGAGAACGAAGTGGGAGTGGCGATCTTCGACGATGAGCTATCTGCAAAGCAACTACGCAACATCGAAAAGGAGTTGAAGATCCGCATCATGGACCGCACCAGCCTGATTCTCGACATCTTCGCCATGAGGGCGCAGACAGCACATGCAAAGGCACAGGTAGAACTTGCGCAATACCAGTACCTGCTGCCACGCCTAACCCGTATGTGGACTCACCTGGAGCGCCAGCGCGGCGGGGGCGGCACCATCATGCGCGGCCCTGGTGAGACACAGCTGGAGACCGACCGGCGCATCATCCTCGACAAGATCTCACGATTGAAACAGGAATTGAAAGATATCGACAAACAGAAAGTAGTGCAGCGCAAGAACAGGGGTAAACTGGTGCGCGTGGCACTGGTAGGCTACACGAACGTCGGCAAGTCAACACTGATGACACTGCTCAGTAAGAGCGATGTGTTTGCTGAGAACAAGCTCTTTGCGACGCTCGACACAACGGTGCGCAAGGTGACAATCGAGAATCTGCCATTCCTGCTAACTGATACGGTAGGCTTCATCCGCAAGCTGCCCACCCACCTGATCGAATCGTTCAAGTCGACACTCGATGAGGTGAGGGAGGCCGACATCCTGCTCCACGTGGTGGACATCTCCCACCCTGCCTTTGAAGAACAGATCGAGGTGGTAGAGAAAACGCTCTTTGAGATCGACGACAGGGAGAAGCCAGTCATCCTGGTATTCAACAAAATTGACGCATTTTCGCACGTTGTGAAGGAGGAGGACGACCTCACACCAAAAAAACGTGAGCACTATACCCTAGATGAACTAAAAGACTCCTGGCTGAATAAGATCAGGGAGCACTGCATCTTCATCTCTGCCAGGGAGCGGGAGAACATCGATGCACTCAAAGAGATCATGTACGAAAAAGTGAAGGAGATTCATACCACCCGTTTCCCCTACAACGATTTCCTCTACCAAACCTACGAAGAGGAGTGA